Part of the Sinomonas terrae genome, TCCCCCAGTCTTCCGGCACGCCGTAGACGCCGCTCCCGGAGGTGACGTCCGCCCAGGCGAAGTCGGGGAAGTAGCTCTTGTACTGGTTGACGTAGGGGGAGAGGTCGAGCAGCTTGTTCGTCGCGACGAACTCCGGCAGCTGGGGCCACTGCAGCTGCGAGACGTCCGGCGCCCCCGATCCCGCCAGGAGGGCCGCCTTGAGCTTGGTGAAGGTGGGGGTTCCGGAGCCTGGGTTGTAGGCCGTGACGGTGATGTTGGGGTACTGCTTCTCGAAGGCGGCGATGACCTTGTCCGCATTGGTCGTCCAGGTCCACCAGGTCAGATGCACCTGCTTCGTGTACTGGGGGAAGTCAGGGTAGGGATGGCTGGACGAGTAGGGCGCGGTGACGGAGCTGGGGGTGTCCGAGGCGGCCGGCGGTGCACCGGACACGCATCCGGTGAGCGCGGTGGCCACCGCTGCCGCAGTGGCGACCGCGCCGAGACCCCGTCGCACCAGTGCTTTCGGGTTGTGGGTCATCGTTGACTCCTTTCAGTGGGAGGAAGCGGCTCGTTGGAAGGGCCGAACCATTACGTTGGGGTTTTTCGTGAACCGGTTCATTCTGTTGTTGCGGATATTCCTGACGTGGCCGAGGCGAACGGCGCGGATGCCGGCGCTGTGCCGCGGGGGTCACTCCAGACCGGCGCGGCTCCAGTCGAAGACCATGCCCAGGCCCTGCTGGGGGTCGTTCAGGACGATGTCGTACGCGGACGCCGGGTCGTCGAAGGGCATCCTGTGGGTGATTAGCGGGTCGATGACGAGGCGCTCCGCGGCGAGGTCTTCGGCGATGCCGCGGTCGGCGTCCTTCCCGTCCCATGCGCAGGGGAAGACCACTGTGGCCCGCTTGAGGTGCGTGGCGTGGAAGTCGATCCGGATGGGGTCGGGGTAGTAGCCCTGCAGGCAGATCCTGCCCTCGGGACGCACGAGGTCCACGCAGAGGCCGAAGAGGCCGCTGTTTCCGGTGGTGTCGACGACCACGTCGGCGCCTTGGGGGGCCTCCGTGCGGATGAAGTCTGCGAGGTCGCGGCCCGAGCTGTTGACGGCCACGTCCGCGGAGTACTTTCCGGCCGCCTCGACTCGGCTGTCGATCAGGTCCGCGGCGAGCACCCGGGCCCCGCGCCGCCGCGCGGCCTGCGCTGCCATCTGCCCGATCATGCCCAGGCCGAGGACGAGGACTGTCTCGCCGGCGGCGATACCGGTGAGCCTGGCACCGTGCCGGGCCACGCCGGCCATCCTGTAGAGGGAGGCTTCGGCGAGGTCGACGGCGGGCGGCAGCGGCAGGACTGCGTCCGCCCGGGCGACGAGGAGCCCGACATGGGAGGCCAGGCCGGGGCCGGGGTTGGTCAGGCCCGGGTCCTGGAAGCGGGTCCCTTCGAGGGCCACCGGATCCCCGACGGCAAGGTCGCTGACGCCTTCGCCGACCGATTCGACGATGCCGGCTGCCTGGTAGCCGGGGAAGCTCGGATAGTTCCGCTCCGGGTGGTCCTGGTCCAGTCCGAGGTATCGGCCGGTGAGGTGCCAACGCTCGGTACCCTGGCTGACGCCGGAGTATGCCGTGCGGACCCTGACCTCGCCCGGGCCGGGGTCTGGGATCTGGACGTCGATGAGCCGGGCCTCCCCGGGGGAGGTGAAGGCAATCGCTGGGGCTGTGCGTGGCATGTTGCTCCTCGTCGGAGAGGGGCCAGGGGGCCTTGGAGTGCGATCTCGTGTGAGATCGTTCTCACAGCCTCGCGGACAGGTGGCCTTCCCGTCAATGCCCTGCGGGGGACTTTCTTCCCTCGATGTCCTGGGCCCGGGGCGGCGCTGTGGAGCCCCTGAGGACGAGCTCTGCAGTGAAGGTCATCCTGTTGGGCCTACCTGCGTTGCTCTCGATCCTCTGCACGACGAGCTCGGCCGCCATCCGCGCCATCTCGGCGACGGGCTGGCGGACTGTGCTCAGCGGTGGGTGGGTCAGGCTCATCCAGGGAAGGTCGTCGAAGGCAAGCAGCGACATCTGGGACGGGATGCTGAGCCCGCGTTCCCGAAGTGCGGTCACGCAGGCCTCGGCGAGGACGTTGTTGGTGGCGAAGATGGCCGTCGGGCGCGGGGAGGCGCCGAGGAGCTCTGTGGCGTCGGCGACTGCATGGTCGTGCGTGAAGGATCCGGTTCTGACGAGTTCGGGCCTGAAGGGGATCCCGTGCTCCCGCAGGGCGCGCTCATAGCCGAGGAGGCGCTGCTTGGCTGTGGTGAGGTGGGAGGGGCCGGCCAGCACGCCGATGCTCGTGTGCCCGGATTCGATCAGGTGGGACACGGCTGCGGCGGAGACGCGCTCGTTCTCGGCCACGACGCCGTCGCAGCGCAGGCCTGGGACGTACCTGTCGATCTGGACGATCTGGATGCCCTTCTCCTTCAGGCGCTCCAGCTCGGTCCTGTTCCTCCCGGTCGGGACGACGATGAGGCCGTCCACGCCCATGCGCTCGAGAATGAGGAGGTTCTCCCTCTCCTCGTCCCTGTCGTCGTTGTCGTTGCACAGGACGAGGTGGTAGCCGGCCGATTTGAGGGCGTACTCGACGTTCTTGGCGATCATCGAATAGAAGGGATTCTCCATGTCGGCGATCAGGAGCCCGACGAGCCGGGTCCTGCCCTGCCTGAGGCTCCGGGCCGCCTGGTTGGGCACGTAGCCGAGCTCCTCAGCGGCTAGGAGGACCTTCGCCCGGGTGTCCCTGCCCGCGTATCCGTTGCCCGAGAGGACCCTGCCGGCGGTCGCGACGGAGACCCCTGCCCGGACCGCGACATCGGCTATGGTCGGCAAGCCAGTCCTTCGACGTCGGCGCCGTACTCGAGCCCGATGCTGCTCCGCCAGGCGTCCAGGGCCTCCATGTTCCCCAGCGAGTCCGCCGGTGTCATCAGCGGGGATTCGCCCCCGTCCAAGCAGCGGGCGACCTCGTCGGCCTCCGTGGCGTAGAGGTCCCCGTCATCCGGCTGGGCCTCCCACACCCGCCTGCCATGTCGGTTGCTCACCTCGATCGCCGCCGGCCCACCTCGCCCGGGCAGCCAAGGGTCGGTGAGGGTGGCCACGCCGGACGAGCCCCAGACCCGCAGCCTGCTCTCGAGGTTCGTCTCGATCGAGCAGCTGACGCTGGCCCTGAGGCCGCCCTCGAACGAGAGCATCGCCGCAGCGCTGCGGTCGACCCCGTGCTCGTCATCGACGCACCCGGCTCCCGTGATGGAGACCGGTTCAGCGAAAGGGCGCCCGACTGCCAGCCCGGCCAGGAGCCGGCTCATCGCGACCGTATAGCAGCCCACGTCCAGGATGCTGCCGCCTGCGAGTTCCCGGCGCAGCAGGTAGTTCCGCGGGGCCGGGCCGGCGTCGTAGCCGAAGGAAGCTTCCACGAGCCGGACCTCCCCCACCTCACCGGCTGACAGCAGAGACGTGAGGCGGCTCGTCTGCGGATGGAAGCGGAAGGCGAAGCCCTCCATGAGCAGGATCCGCCCAGCCCTCGCAACCTCGAGCGCCTCCCGCGCCTGCGCCGAGTTGACTGTCAGGGGCTTCTCGCAGAGCACGTGCTTGCCGCGCTCGGCGGCCTGCGCGATGAGCTCGGCGTGGGTGGTGTGGGGGGTGGCGATGTAGACCGCGTCGACCGCGCGGTCCTCCAGCGCAGCCGCGTAGCTCCCGTGGCAGCGCTCTGCACCGAACCTGTGGCCGAACCCCTCGGCGCTCTCGATCGTCCGGCTGCCGACCGCCACCAGACGCCCCGTCTCGCTCAGCGGCAGCGATGCCGCGAACGCATGCGCGATCTTTCCCGTGCCGAGGATGGCCCATCCCAGGACTCTGCTGTGACTCATAGGTCTCTCTTCTCCACGCGCCGGTCGCGGGACCGCCATAGGACTTTGTGGGGACGTTATCACGGACGGCGCCCCGGATTACGGCGTCCCGGTCCCAGCTTCTGGTGCAGGTATGAATCCCGTTCACGTCCGCCTGCCAGAAGAAGAGACGGGAAGCCCTCTTGCCCTAGGCGGCGCCTGCCGCTACGGTCGTCCTGTTTGGTACGTATAATTTTAGGAGGTGGCAGGGTGCGGGTAGGCCGAGAGAGCTACTCGCGCCAGCAGGTCGAGCGTCTGGTCGGCGACCTCCGGCAGCTCGCCGACGTCGCCCCTTTCGCCTTCACGGACGGGCCGGCCCGCGGCATGAGGGGTTTGGCACTCCGCCTGGTCGGAGGCTTCAGCTTCGATGTGCTCCTCGATCGCGGAATGGACATCGGCCACGCCTCGGTGGGGGGAGAGCCCCTGTCCTGGCGCTCCCCGAGAGGGCCCGTAGCGCCAGCATTCGCCGAGCACACCGGATCGGGCTGGACCCGGACGTTCGGCGGTGGCCTCCTGACCACGTGCGGAATGATGAGCATCGGTGCCGCCTCCCGGGACGGGGAAGAGCTCGGCCTCCACGGCAGGGTCGCGAGCCTCCCAGCCGAAAGCGTCTCCCATCGTTGGGAATGGAGCGGCGACGAACTGGACATCGTGGTCGGAGGCCGTGTCGTCGAGACCGACCTCGGCGGGCCGACGCTGGAACGGCACCGCGCCATCCGCGCCCGTGCCGGCGCCCCCGTCCTCCGCATCGAGGACACCGTCACCAACACCGGCTCCGTGGACGCACCGCACATGTACCGCTACCACGCCAACTTCGGCTTCCCATTCATCCGCCCCGGAGACGTCATGGATCTGGGAGGTGCCCTTGCCGGATGGCGGGCAGATGCGCCCCCCGCGGGCGAAGCGTGGAACCGCATCCTCGAGCCATCCCCTGGGGCCCGCGAGGAAGTCCTCTACGTCGAGACGAACCACCCCGCAGACGCGGGCACAGCCACGGTCCGGCGTGCAGGTGCCGAGCACCCGCACCTGACCCTCGAATGGCGCCACGAGACCATGCCCGTGCTGGTGGTCTGGAAGTTCCCCCGAGCCCGCACCAATGTCCTCGGGCTCGAACCCTCCACCGCCAGAGACGAAGGGCGCCCTGCAGCACGGGCCCGAGGCGAGGTCATCACCCTCAAGCCCGGCGACTCCCGCACCTACACCCTCACCATCACAGCGAACAAAGGACACTCCTGATGAGCTCCATCGCCGAGCAGCTGGCCAAGGCCGTCGCCGAACACGACGGGGTGCTCCCCCTCGACGCGGCCTTGGTCGCCCGCGACTGGCTGCCGGCCGGACGTCGGCTCGGCCTGGGGGAGGACCAGTACGACGTCGGGGAGCGCGGCACGATCTGCGAACGCTGGCTCGGCTCGACCACCCACGCGGACAACGCAGTCGGACCCGACGACGAGGGAATCAGCTACATCCGTCCCGCAAGCGGTGCGCCGATCAGCCTGGCCGAAGCCATCAGCGCTGACCCGGCCGCCATCCTCGGGCAGGACTACGCCCGCTCCCACGGCGGCCTCGGCCGCCTCGCCAAGATCTACGACTTCGCAGCCCGTATCCCCTTCCACATCCACCCACCCAAGGACCAGGCGGCCAAGGTCGGCAGGAACTCCAAGGACGAGGCCTACTACTTCCCCGCTGGGGTCGAGATGGGGGCCCATCCCGAGACCTTCTTCGGCCTCCACCCCGGCATCGCAGCATCCCGTCGCGCCGACCTCCTGCTCGATCAGCTCACCGCGTGGGACTCCGACGACATCCTCCAGTACGCGCGGGCCTACAAGCAGATGCCCGAAGACGGGTTCTTCCTGCCCTCGGGCGTCCTGCACGCGCCCGGAACCGCCCTGACCATTGAGCTTCAGGAGGACTCCGACACCCTCGCCATGTTCCAGGCCCTCAACGCCGGCAAGATCATCAGCAAGGACCTCCTCTACAAGGACGTCAGCGAGACCGACAGGGAAGAGCGCGGAGAAGCCGCCCTCCTGGACTGGCTGGACTGGGACGCCAACGGCGACCCCTACTTCTACGAGAACCGCCACATCCCACCGGCCGTCTTCCACGAATCGGAATCCGGGTCCGAGGCCTGGATCTTCTACGGCTCCACCAAATTCAGTGGAAAGCGCCTGGTCGTCCGACCGGGTCAGACCTACACCTGCCGAGAGCACGGAGTGTTCAACCTGCTCGTGTGGCGAGGCGAAGGCCGCATCGGAGGACAGCAGGTCCTCGGCAACACGCCCGGCTCGGACGAGCTGCTCGTGGTCCACGACCGCGCCATCCAAGACCTCGAGTACACCAACACCGGGACAACCGACATGACGATCATCAAATTCTTCGGCCCAGACATCAACCCCGACGCACCCATCCATTGATCCGTGGGTGCTTGACGGCGGACGGCCGGGGAAGAGCCCGAGCGCTGGCGTCCAGACCTGCGCGGCCGACGGGATGTGCGCCACCGCCTGCCCGGTGCTGATCAACACCGGCGACCTCGTCCGGCGGCTGCGCAGGGAGAACGCCGGCAGCCTCCCCCAGGCCGGGTGGAAGGCGGCGGCTGGGCACTGGGACCTCCTCGCTGACCAAAGCAGCAACCGCGCTCGCTCGCGCCGTGCTCGGCACCGAGGCCGTCGCCCAGTACGACCCCAGCCTCCCCCGCGGAGGGACGAGGCGGAAGCCGCGCCGGGACCAGGACGCCCAGGCCGTCTTCTTCCCCGCCTGCATCGGCACCATTCGGCCCAGAAGGCTCAGGGTAGGGCTCCGCGCGCATGTCTGCCCAAGTACTCGAAGGACTCCACGACGCCAGCCGCGGCGGAGCCCTGCCCATCGTCTGCGACGCGGCATCGTGTACGGAGGGCCTGCTCAACATGCAACGGCAGGCCCGAGAAAACGAGCCCTACAGGGCCCTGAGGTTCGTCGACTCGGTGGACTTCGTCCACCGCTCCGTCCTACCCCACCTTCCGGTCTCCGGCCTGCTCGGCTCACTGGCCCTGCACCCGACCTGCTCCTCCACCCAGCTGGGCACCAACCCGGCCCTGGCCGAGATCGCCCACGCCGTGTCCAAAGAAGTCTTCATCCCCGCCGAGTGGGGCTGCTGCGCCTTCGCCGGAGACCGCGGCCTGTTCCACCCAGAACTCACCGACTCCGCCACCAGCGGGCAGGCCCAGGAGATCAGGGACGGGCCATTCGACGCCTATGCCTCCACCAACCGCACCTGCGAACTCGGAATGACCAAGGCCACCGGGCACCCCTACCGCCACGTCCTGGAGATCCTCGAAGAAGCCACAGCGCCAGCTGATGAGACTGTCAGCCGAACGACCTCTTGATGCAGGTGACTGTTAGTGAAGGTGGAAAGGGCTCCTCGGCATGGGGAGGGCGCCGGATGACCCCCGGGGAATGAGTTCTGGCTCGAAGGTGACGTGGTGACTGTGACCTTCAGCCTGGCTCAGCAGCAGTCGGGCCGCAGCGGCGCCCATGTCGAACGAGGGCTGGCGCACTGAGGTGAGGCCGGGCGAGAGGGCGGCCGCGAAGTCCACGTCGTCGTATCCGACCAGCGCCAGATCCTCGGGGACCCGGAGTCCGCGGTCGTGGAGGCCTCGGAGGAGCCCGAGGGCCAGCAGGTCGTTGCCGCAGATCACCCCGGTGGGCTCGCCGCGGACTGCTTGGGCGACCTCTTCCGCCGCCGCAAAGCCGTCTGCCACCGTGCCCTCCCCCGCTGGGAGGACCTCGGTCAGGCAGTCCGCTTCGAGGAGGCCGTGCTCGGCGATCGCCTTCCTCACTCCGGCCCGGCGGTCGGCGGGCCAGGAGGCGGAATCGGAGCAGTTCACCAGGACCAGCTGCCGGTATCCTCTCTCGAGCAGGTGGCCGGCCGCGAGTTCTCCGCCCTTGACGTCGTCGAGCGCGACCGACGACCAACGCTTAGCCGGGGCCCTCTGGTCGATGGTCACAACCCCGAACGGACGGTCCAGGAAGACCTCGGCCAGTTGGAAGCTGCGCCGCGCGGGTGCCAGGATCAGGCCGTCGACCCGGTGGCGCGCGAGTGCTTCGAGGAGCCTCTGCTCGCGGATTGGGTCCAGTCGGGTCGAGGCGACGACGAGAGTCAGGTCGTAGCGGTCCAAGACCTGCTCGACTCCGCGGAGGAGGTCTGCCCAGAAGGGGTTCCCCACGTCGGGCAGGACCACGCCGATCAGGGAACTCCGGCCGTTCTTGAGCTGGCTGGCCACACGGGAGCCGAGGAACCCCAGTTCCTCGATCGACTGCTCGACCCGGGCCCTCAGGTCAGCGCGCACCCGCCCTGGCCTGTTGAGGACATTCGAGACGGTGCCGGTGGAGACACCGGCATGGCGGGCGACGTCGACCAGCTTGGCGGGAACGCGTGCGGGTGACTCGGTCTCAGAGGTCTCGCTCAACCTGCTGCCTCCTCCTCTGCCGGATTAGCCCCACAGCTCCGATCTTCCGCCATTTGGGGCTCCCCGCGGAAGCCTGCCATGTTGCGCCTCATGCTTGTCTCGGCAGGACCGATTCCCGGACTATCAGGTGCGGCTCGAGGACTACAGGGGAAGCGCCCGCCTCCTCCGGGGACAGGTCGAGGGCGACCCGGGCAGCCCGGCGCCCGATTTCGAATGGGTCGATGCGCACCGTGGTCAGGGCGGGTGAGAGGACTTCTGCGAATTCGCTGTCGTCGTAGCCGACGAGCGAGACCTGCTCCGGGACCTTGACCCCGCGGCGGCTCAGGCCCCGCAGAACCCCGAGCGCAAGCATGTCGTTCGCGCAGAACACCGCGCTGACAGCCGGTGTGACCTCCAGCAGTGCTTCCACGGCCGCCATCCCTTCGCGTCCCGTCATGGCCGGGACACTGATCTCGGTCACGCGGGCGTCCGGGCCGGCCCCCGTGTAGGCGCCGAGGAAGCCGCGCGCACGGTCGCGGCACGCCGAGATGCTCCGCGGGCCGTTCACGAAGGCCACCTGACGGTGGCCCTCGGAGAGGAGGTGCTCTGCGGCCATCCGAGCGCCCTTAACATCGTCGACCCCGACCGAGATCACGTCCTCGGCCGTGTCCGCATGGTCCAGGAACACCAGCCTCGTCCCGCGGCGGCGGGCACCGCGCAGCGCCGGCGAATCAGGGGCGACCGGCGCGATGAGCACTGCGCTGACCTGGTGGGATTCGAGGAGGCGGAGGAACTGCTCCTCCTTCTGGGCGGACTGCTCCGAACTGCAGACGATCACCGGCTGTCCCTTGGCGGCGGCGACCTCCTCGGCGCCGCGGACCAGTTCGCCCCAGAACGGGTTGGAGATGTCCAGGACGATGAGTCCCAGTGCCGAGCCCCCTCCTGCCCTGAGGTCCCTGGCCGAGCGGTTGGGGACGAAGTCGAGGGACTCCATCACGGCCATGACCTTCTCGTAGGTGGCCGGAGAGACGACGTCGGGGTGGTTGAGGACGTTGGAGACGGTGGCCTGGGAGACGCCCGCTGCGGCGGCAATGGCCCGGGAGTTCAGCCGCTTCCCGGACGCGGCGGCGAACATGCTCTGGCTGGGTTCCACCGCCGCCCTTCCTGCAGGTCTTGATTCGTATCAGGGCTACTCTAGCCAGTCCGGCGCGCGTACGCCGCCCGCAGGAATCCTCCCTCTGGGGATTGCGAGGCCGGGTCGTCCAGAAGCGGTCCGAAGGCGAGCTCGGCAGCGCCGACCATCAGCAGGTCCGAGCCGAGTGCTCCTGCACGGATCTGGGCGCCTTCGAGAGGCGGTGTCAGGGCCTGTTCTCGCAGCGTTCGGTCCAGGAAGCCTGGGTCGATGGCCTGCAGCGTCGCCAGGAAGCCCGCGAGCACGATCACCTGCGGGTTGAGCGCGTTGACGATGTTCCGGAGCGAGACGGCGAGGAAGCCGAGCTGACGGCGGGCCTCGTCCATGACTGCTTCCCTGTTCGAGGGGGTGAGCGCTGCACCCACGTCTTCGCCGGCCGGAAGTGCTCGGAATCCGGGGCCGAAGGCTGCCAGCAGGGGTTCGGGGCGGACTTCTGTCTCCAGACACCCTCGCGCCCCGCACTGGCACCGCTGGCCCGCGCTGTTGACGAGCGTGTGGCCGAACTCGCCTGCGTAGCCGTCTCCGCCGCCGAACGGCCGGCCGTTCGCGAGGATGCCTCCGCCGATGCCGCTGGAGCCGCCGTTGAGGAAGACCATGTCGGTTGCCCCCCGGCCTGCTCCGAATATGGCCTCCGCGAGGGCTCCGACGTGGGCGTCATTGGCGATCCTCGTCGGCAGCCCCGTCGCCTCCTGGAGGAGCGAGGCAAGGGGAACGTCTTCCCATCCCAAGTGGGGGGCGAGCCTCACAATTCCATCCGAGGACCGCACCAGCCCGGGCGCGGCCACGCCAATCCCGATGGGGGGATGGGCGTCGGAGCCGAGCCCGAGGCCCGCGATCACCTCGGAGGCCCTTTCCACCAGTTCCGAGGGAGTCGGCGGGAGATCGAGGGGGTACCGGATCCGCTGGACGAGGGTTCCGTCCAGCGCCACAGCTCCGATGGTCAGCGCGTCTGTCTCGGGATGGACGGCGATGGCGACTGGACGTCTGGTCGCCGAGACCACCGGGCTCGGCCGGCCCGCCTGATTCGCGCGCTCCGGCTCCGACTCGAAGGCTAGGCCGAGGCCGACCAGCTCTGCGACGAGGTCCGCGACGGTGGACCGGTTCAGTCCGGTTGCCCGCGTGATCTCTGCCCGGGGCACCCGCCTGCGGGAGTGGACGAGCCGCAGGACGCGGGAGAGGTTCTCCCGGCGTACCTGCTCCTGGCTGCTGGCCCTCGGGCCTCGATCCCCGTCGGCTGCATCCAATCTGCTCACCTGCTCTCCCGCCTGGCCCCAGCCGGTCCGCCGGAGGGCAACCCGCAAGGGCTGTCAGGCATCG contains:
- a CDS encoding DUF4432 family protein, with product MRVGRESYSRQQVERLVGDLRQLADVAPFAFTDGPARGMRGLALRLVGGFSFDVLLDRGMDIGHASVGGEPLSWRSPRGPVAPAFAEHTGSGWTRTFGGGLLTTCGMMSIGAASRDGEELGLHGRVASLPAESVSHRWEWSGDELDIVVGGRVVETDLGGPTLERHRAIRARAGAPVLRIEDTVTNTGSVDAPHMYRYHANFGFPFIRPGDVMDLGGALAGWRADAPPAGEAWNRILEPSPGAREEVLYVETNHPADAGTATVRRAGAEHPHLTLEWRHETMPVLVVWKFPRARTNVLGLEPSTARDEGRPAARARGEVITLKPGDSRTYTLTITANKGHS
- a CDS encoding LacI family DNA-binding transcriptional regulator gives rise to the protein MPTIADVAVRAGVSVATAGRVLSGNGYAGRDTRAKVLLAAEELGYVPNQAARSLRQGRTRLVGLLIADMENPFYSMIAKNVEYALKSAGYHLVLCNDNDDRDEERENLLILERMGVDGLIVVPTGRNRTELERLKEKGIQIVQIDRYVPGLRCDGVVAENERVSAAAVSHLIESGHTSIGVLAGPSHLTTAKQRLLGYERALREHGIPFRPELVRTGSFTHDHAVADATELLGASPRPTAIFATNNVLAEACVTALRERGLSIPSQMSLLAFDDLPWMSLTHPPLSTVRQPVAEMARMAAELVVQRIESNAGRPNRMTFTAELVLRGSTAPPRAQDIEGRKSPAGH
- a CDS encoding zinc-dependent alcohol dehydrogenase, encoding MPRTAPAIAFTSPGEARLIDVQIPDPGPGEVRVRTAYSGVSQGTERWHLTGRYLGLDQDHPERNYPSFPGYQAAGIVESVGEGVSDLAVGDPVALEGTRFQDPGLTNPGPGLASHVGLLVARADAVLPLPPAVDLAEASLYRMAGVARHGARLTGIAAGETVLVLGLGMIGQMAAQAARRRGARVLAADLIDSRVEAAGKYSADVAVNSSGRDLADFIRTEAPQGADVVVDTTGNSGLFGLCVDLVRPEGRICLQGYYPDPIRIDFHATHLKRATVVFPCAWDGKDADRGIAEDLAAERLVIDPLITHRMPFDDPASAYDIVLNDPQQGLGMVFDWSRAGLE
- a CDS encoding LacI family DNA-binding transcriptional regulator, producing MEPSQSMFAAASGKRLNSRAIAAAAGVSQATVSNVLNHPDVVSPATYEKVMAVMESLDFVPNRSARDLRAGGGSALGLIVLDISNPFWGELVRGAEEVAAAKGQPVIVCSSEQSAQKEEQFLRLLESHQVSAVLIAPVAPDSPALRGARRRGTRLVFLDHADTAEDVISVGVDDVKGARMAAEHLLSEGHRQVAFVNGPRSISACRDRARGFLGAYTGAGPDARVTEISVPAMTGREGMAAVEALLEVTPAVSAVFCANDMLALGVLRGLSRRGVKVPEQVSLVGYDDSEFAEVLSPALTTVRIDPFEIGRRAARVALDLSPEEAGASPVVLEPHLIVRESVLPRQA
- a CDS encoding (Fe-S)-binding protein, yielding MSAQVLEGLHDASRGGALPIVCDAASCTEGLLNMQRQARENEPYRALRFVDSVDFVHRSVLPHLPVSGLLGSLALHPTCSSTQLGTNPALAEIAHAVSKEVFIPAEWGCCAFAGDRGLFHPELTDSATSGQAQEIRDGPFDAYASTNRTCELGMTKATGHPYRHVLEILEEATAPADETVSRTTS
- a CDS encoding ROK family protein, producing MSRLDAADGDRGPRASSQEQVRRENLSRVLRLVHSRRRVPRAEITRATGLNRSTVADLVAELVGLGLAFESEPERANQAGRPSPVVSATRRPVAIAVHPETDALTIGAVALDGTLVQRIRYPLDLPPTPSELVERASEVIAGLGLGSDAHPPIGIGVAAPGLVRSSDGIVRLAPHLGWEDVPLASLLQEATGLPTRIANDAHVGALAEAIFGAGRGATDMVFLNGGSSGIGGGILANGRPFGGGDGYAGEFGHTLVNSAGQRCQCGARGCLETEVRPEPLLAAFGPGFRALPAGEDVGAALTPSNREAVMDEARRQLGFLAVSLRNIVNALNPQVIVLAGFLATLQAIDPGFLDRTLREQALTPPLEGAQIRAGALGSDLLMVGAAELAFGPLLDDPASQSPEGGFLRAAYARRTG
- a CDS encoding LacI family DNA-binding transcriptional regulator, which gives rise to MSETSETESPARVPAKLVDVARHAGVSTGTVSNVLNRPGRVRADLRARVEQSIEELGFLGSRVASQLKNGRSSLIGVVLPDVGNPFWADLLRGVEQVLDRYDLTLVVASTRLDPIREQRLLEALARHRVDGLILAPARRSFQLAEVFLDRPFGVVTIDQRAPAKRWSSVALDDVKGGELAAGHLLERGYRQLVLVNCSDSASWPADRRAGVRKAIAEHGLLEADCLTEVLPAGEGTVADGFAAAEEVAQAVRGEPTGVICGNDLLALGLLRGLHDRGLRVPEDLALVGYDDVDFAAALSPGLTSVRQPSFDMGAAAARLLLSQAEGHSHHVTFEPELIPRGSSGALPMPRSPFHLH
- a CDS encoding Gfo/Idh/MocA family protein; the encoded protein is MSHSRVLGWAILGTGKIAHAFAASLPLSETGRLVAVGSRTIESAEGFGHRFGAERCHGSYAAALEDRAVDAVYIATPHTTHAELIAQAAERGKHVLCEKPLTVNSAQAREALEVARAGRILLMEGFAFRFHPQTSRLTSLLSAGEVGEVRLVEASFGYDAGPAPRNYLLRRELAGGSILDVGCYTVAMSRLLAGLAVGRPFAEPVSITGAGCVDDEHGVDRSAAAMLSFEGGLRASVSCSIETNLESRLRVWGSSGVATLTDPWLPGRGGPAAIEVSNRHGRRVWEAQPDDGDLYATEADEVARCLDGGESPLMTPADSLGNMEALDAWRSSIGLEYGADVEGLACRP